CTAACACTGAGCACAACTCAGCCAGAAAGGACCTGGCAGttggctgctgtgccctgggggggCTGGACCCAAACTGCATCCCTGGGGAGGCCATGAGCCCAACCCTGCGTGGCTGTAACACGCAGCCTCTCACCGAGCACTTCCCAATTCCCtggcaaacagaaaacacaCCATCATTTATTCCAACTACAAAACCACTGAGATGCCTTTCAGGACCCAAGAGTGTTCAGTCAGTTCTTACTTTGCAGTTCAAGAGGTATTTCAGCGATAAATTCCCTGTCATTACTaagagctgagcagctcctaAGTGGAAGGGTTTCCAGTTATATTTTTCTAACAGTAGCTCAAAGCTTAAGCAGTTTCAGCATCCACCAGCCTGAAGCCAGTGGATTTCAGGCATCTTGTATGGATACTTTATAACTTAAGTGAAAATTCCACCTGCAAtcttaaatacataaatacctTCTGCCACTTGGCTCTATTGAAAAGCTTTCTGCTAATATGATACTTCTCTAACAGAGGGATAACCACACTCTTAATTTGCGTATTTTCTATCAGCACACTGGTTATTGCAATAACTTTCGGTGCCAGCCTCTTGGTACCAGGTCACGCATCAGCAGGGTTTCAAGCCTTGGGCTTTTCAGGGGATTTTCTGCCCGAGTTCCAAGCCAGATGCAGCGTGTGCTGTTCTGGTGCTGCAGTGCATCTCCCCAGGGGATTCCAGCCGTGccccagcagctgaagctgctccctccccaccctgccctctgcGAGGCTGCGGCACTGCTCCGTCCCAGCCcacaggaggcagcaggcaggcccTTCCCGAGGGGCCGTTCCCGGGTGGAGCCCAGGGGCCGTCCCATCATACCGTAGTCTCTGTTTTTTTAGCGCTTCGACTGCGAAGCTGTTGCCGGATCAGGTTCTTCTCCCTTAGGTACCTGAGAGGGAGAATGCACTGAAATTACCTCTGCAAGCTTTAAACCCAAATTCCAACCAGCTGGGCAAATGGCAATGAAAACTTTCCCAGGGCAGGCAAGTTTAGTATCTTCTGAACATTTCCTGGACACTTTGATTCAATATGATTATCAGCCCATCATCCAGTAACAGATCtatggctgctgcagcctctcacTGCTCTTGGACTCAGAGGCTCACAAATATAGCAGCCCTCTGGCTTGTACCCGTGGGGCattctgagctgctgccagggtgATCTATCCTGTCATTCACCTCAAGTTCTAAAGGGACATCTGGCACTGATGTGGCTTAAATACTGCAGAACAGATATAGTACCATGTGTGTACTGCATTTATCCTTTCCAAGGGAATACACAGCAGCAAGTACCAACTGAGCTAGTCAAAGgctcagaaagcaaacaaaataaaaagaagttacTTCAAAAGTCTTCTGAAGAGCCCACTTTGTATGTAGCCAGTACTAATTCTGGAATCTTTAAGAGCAACAGGATAGGGAAAGTACTGTAAACCCTCCCAATCCCTTCAGCCTTCCCATCACAGTGTTCTACCTGCACTCTGCTACATCCCTATGTTCTCCTCATGAGCCAGGCTACAATTGTACAGATTGCCCTGGACTCTGTGACACCTCGTTTTGTGTCTGCTTACCTTGACTTTGTCTGTTGAATCTCTTGCTTCTCCTCTTCATTTATTCTGTGCAGAATCGACTCCAAAAAGGGAAGATGAAATGAAATGTACTGAGCAACCTAACAAGGAGAAGACAAGAAAGGCACTATCAGCTGTGGGCATTGAGAAAAATTCCATGAACTCTAAGAAGTGAGGATATACGTACGTCACTGCTGATCTCTTCCACGTCCCCATCCATGAGAAAGAACTTGGCAATATTCTTAGAGggcccctgcagcagcctgtgcagcaAGGGAACATCTCCActcctcagctgcttcttttctggAATTTATAAGCAATGTCACAGAACATGGAACACCCCACAGGGGCTCTTCTACCACCTGCAGTCCTGAGCCTTTTTTCCTGACACAGATCCCATGCTGACTCAAGTGTAATTACCAGATACTTTTAAGGTCCCTAACCCTGACACAGATCCCATGCTGACTCAAGTGTAATTACCAGATACCTTACAGGTCCCTAACATTGTGCCATTTAAAGTACCTTCTCCTCAGTTCCTTCCTATTCTTTCAGGTGTTCCCATTGATAAAGATcaaatctcccttttcctgaAAAAGTAAGAGTAAACTGCTATGGAAGTAAGCTTCTTCCACTGAACAATGACTACTTTGAACTCAGCATATGCAATTCAAAGCTGTCATCTGAAAGGGCCCACAGTACAACtattcagcttttcctctccagaggAGACCTCTCTGAAGGGTCCCTGGGAAGgccacaccacacacacacagtgcacaAACAAGACAGAGGCCTGGGATGAGTCCTGTTACTCCAAGGGACACATTCCACACGCACACATGTACAGAGCATGATTAGAGATTAAGTCAtcaggcagcagtggctggcTTACCTCCAGATGCATGGATAACATAAAGTGCAAAGTCATGGGGGCTGTTTTCtatctgtggaaaaaaagaagaaaatccattcAGACTCATGGATCTTCCCAGCactcccctcccagcacattTTCCCCGCGTGTCTCAGCTCAGAGATTTGGAttgtgatatatatatataNNNNNNNNNNNNNNNNNNNNNNNNNNNNNNNNNNNNNNNNNNNNNNNNNNNNNNNNNNNNNNNNNNNNNNNNNNNNNNNNNNNNNNNNNNNNNNNNNNNNNNNNNNNNNNNNNNNNNNNNNNNNNNNNNNNNNNNNNNNNNNNNNNNNNNNNNNNNNNNNNNNNNNNNNNNNNNNNNNNNNNNNNNNNNNNNNNNNNNNNNNNNNNNNNNNNNNNNNNNNNNNNNNNNNNNNNNNNNNNNNNNNNNNNNNNNNNNNNNNNNNNNNNNNNNNNNNNNNNNNNNNNNNNNNNNNNNNNNNNNNNNNNNNNNNNNNNNNNNNNNNNNNNNNNNNNNNNNNNNNNNNNNNNNNNNNNNNNNNNNNNNNNNNNNNNNNNNNNNNNNNNNNNNNNNNNNNNNNNNNNNNNNNNNNNNNNNNNNNNNNNNNNNNNNNNNNNNNNNNNNNNNNNNNNNNNNNNNNNNNNNNNNNNNNNNNNNNNNNNNNNNNNNNNNNNNNNNNNNNNNNNNNNNNNNNNNNNNNNNNNNNNNNNNNNNNNNNNNNNNNNNNNNNNNNNNNNNNNNNNNNNNNNNNNNNNNNNNNNNNNNNNNNNNNNNNNNNNNNNNNNNNNNNNNNNNNNNNNNNNNNNNNNNNNNNNNNNNNNNNNNNNNNNNNNNNNNNNNNNNNNNNNNNNNNNNNNNNNNNNNNNNNNNNNNNNNNNNNNNNNNNNNNNNNNNNNNNNNNNNNNNNNNNNNNNNNNNNNNNNNNNNNNNNNNNNNNNNNNNNNNNNNNNNNNNNNNNNNNNNNNNNNNNNNNNNNNNNNNNNNNNNNNNNNNNNNNNNNNNNNNNNNNNNNNNNNNNNNNNNNNNNNNNNNNNNNNNNNNNNNNNNNNNNNNNNNNNNNNNNACAAGACGGCGGGGTGAACACCAGGGGAACCCAGTGCGACAGAGGCTGGGTGACGTCGTGTGTTCACCCAACTCGGAACCCGGGCTCGGTGGTGTTTTTTTCGGTTGTGGCTTTCCAGGACCGTATTTTCGGTcgcaaaaataaaatttgccaATTTAACCTTTTAATTCGGTTTGATTCGTTTATTACCTATAACAGGATCCAAGTCTGAGACAGGGATCCTGTCTGTAGAAGAGCTAAAAGATACTGGATCTGGGTAAGACAGAAAGCTGTGCTGCCATGTTTATGTGCCAGCCCTAACCCCTGCATTCCTATGCTGCCCAAATCAGTAACACACTGTAACCCCAGATCTTTGCTGCCTGGTTTCCTTGCAGCATCCCTCACTTCTCCCACCACATGGAGGTCTGCTATTTGTGCTGTCATCAGGGGACAACCCCTGTGACCTACCCTCGTGCCTGACACCCACATTCAGAAAACAGTAGAGCTTTTGAACACTTACTTTGCAATTTATTCCCTACAACTTTACACCCTGCTCTGTAATTCCCCGCCTAGAAGTTAAGTTTTCCTTCCAAGATACTCCCAGTTACTAATCACATGAAGTAATTCTGCAATAGTGACAAGTTAAATGGGAAGTTTAAGACCATCGAAGTAGAAATTAAACACTAAGCAGCCATGCAAAATCaagatatttgaaaaatatgcagCAGTAAGGGCAAAGCTACCTCTGACCCTGCTGTCGGTGGGAGATGGTTCcaaggaaattaagaaaaataaaataaaaagtagttTCAGGCAGTAAGTGTCACCCTTCTGGCCTCTGAGAGCCATGAAACATTGGTAAAATAAACCCAACCCATGCATTTAAAATTGcccatgtggttttttttttctttacgCTCTATTCCATGCACTATCCCCACCCAGTTATTCCCCAtctttcctgcagtgctggagtgCACATTGGAATGAACAGATccagagcacagccacacttcctcctgccagcagacTTACCTTAAACTTACGAAGCAACTGTTCTATCACTTGTCTGGTTCCCATCTGGCTGTTGATTCTTATTTTGGTTTCCGATCCAAAAGCCGGAGTGAAAATTGATGTCTGGGAAGAACAGTAACAGCATGAGCCTAAGGCAAAACTCACTGCACAgggctccctgtccctcagGTAGCAGAGCCAAGCCTAAAGCGTCCTACCTCGTGGTTGTAGAAGTGGCCATTGATGGAGAACCTGTGAGTTTCTGCTTCTGTCCTGGTTCTGGCCGGGAGCTTGGTCCTCTTGCGCACGGCC
The genomic region above belongs to Ficedula albicollis isolate OC2 chromosome 4, FicAlb1.5, whole genome shotgun sequence and contains:
- the RASSF6 gene encoding ras association domain-containing protein 6; this translates as MKKVTMKAQHLPSVFINEDKLITREELSSLLKNYNSYYSDQENLQLTYSQREGGTPFIEGILSIFWGVRHPIRLKIQDEKQIPSFVTLKPTENVDFFPSKRGMTRWGEFDDLHHISGDTMKSTEEQPDLEQGYPCYDSHTLKSRREQELDCATLPRTSSDAAAVRKRTKLPARTRTEAETHRFSINGHFYNHETSIFTPAFGSETKIRINSQMGTRQVIEQLLRKFKIENSPHDFALYVIHASGEKKQLRSGDVPLLHRLLQGPSKNIAKFFLMDGDVEEISSDVAQYISFHLPFLESILHRINEEEKQEIQQTKSRYLREKNLIRQQLRSRSAKKTETTV